Proteins from a single region of Apium graveolens cultivar Ventura chromosome 7, ASM990537v1, whole genome shotgun sequence:
- the LOC141674190 gene encoding uncharacterized protein LOC141674190 yields MTNITSLSFVALDISDDNYLSWVQYVKLHLGSKKLSDTIKAENKSTAEENFISIIFLRHHMHEDLKSEYLEVEDPFILWENLNDGFDHQKLVYLPAAENDWANLRFQDFKSVRAYSSALFKISSRLIMCGEKVTEKRKIDKTLSNFHPNNINLAEMYMERKFTKFGDLLSTLLIAEQNHESVIKNHQSRPTGSAPLPEVNNMSFQQNVRGKGYRGG; encoded by the coding sequence ATGACAAATATTACAAGCTTGTCGTTCGTTGCCTTGGATATTTCTGAcgataattatttatcatgggtACAATATGTAAAGTTGCATTTGGGTTCAAAGAAATTAAGCGATACAATAAAGGCAGAAAATAAATCTACAGCTGAAGAAAACTTTATCTCTATAATTTTTCTCCGACACCACATGCATGAAGATTTAAAATCTGAGTACTTAGAAGTCGAGGATCCctttattttatgggaaaatctaAATGATGGGTTCGATCACCAGAAACTAGTTTATCTACCTGCAGCTGAAAATGATTGGGCTAATTTAAGATTTCAGGATTTTAAGAGTGTCCGAGCATATAGCTCTGCTTTGTTCAAAATAAGTTCTAGGCTTATTATGTGTGGTGAGAAAGTTACGGAGAAAAGAAAAATCGATAAAACACTATCAAATTTTCACCCCAACAATATCAACTTAGCAGAGATGTACATGGAGCGCAAATTTACTAAGTTCGGGGATCTTCTATCAACTCTCCTCATCGCTGAACAGAATCATGAATCGGTGATTAAGAATCATCAATCCCGTCCAACAGGATCTGCCCCATTACCTGAAGTAAATAACATGTCATTCCAGCAGAATGTACGTGGAAAAGGGTATAGAGGTGGATAG